Proteins encoded within one genomic window of Erinaceus europaeus chromosome 13, mEriEur2.1, whole genome shotgun sequence:
- the RCC1 gene encoding regulator of chromosome condensation isoform X5, whose translation MFRHAEGGSQPRAAGPAVAFEDSKMPPKRIAKRRSPPEDALPKSKKVKDHRNQAVRAVASHRVPGVHSCQSACRPSPPDQKTRPVSHRSHNTEPGLVLTLGQGDVGQLGLGENVMERKKPALVPIPEDIVQVEAGGMHTVCLSKSGQVYSFGCNDEGALGRDTSMEGSEMIPGKVELQEKVVQVSAGDSHTAALTEDGRVFLWGSFRDNNGVIGLLEPMKKSMVPVQVQLSMPVVKVASGNDHLVMLTTDGDLYTLGCGEQGQLGRVPELFANRGGRQGLERLLVPKCVMLKSRGSRGHVKFQDAFCGAYFTFAISCEGHVYGFGLSNYHQLGRVFAWGMGTNYQLGTGQEEDAWSPVEMTGKQLENRVVLSVSSGGQHTVLLVKDKQQS comes from the exons ATGTTCCGCCACGCCGAGGGGGGCTCCCAGCCCCGCGCAGCAGGGCCCGCAGTGGCCTTTGAG GACAGTAAGATGCCACCCAAGCGCATAGCTAAAAGAAGGTCACCCCCAGAAGATGCCCTCCCCAAAAGCAAGAAGGTGAAGG ACCATCGTAACCAGGCAGTGAGGGCCGTTGCTTCACACCGTGTTCCAGGTGTCCACTCCTGCCAGAGTGCCTGCAGGCCCAGCCCTCCTGACCAGAAAACCCGACCAG tctcacATAGGTCCCACAACACAGAGccaggcttggtgctgacactgggCCAGGGCGACGTGGGCCAGCTGGGGTTGGGCGAGAATGTgatggagaggaagaagccaGCCCTGGTGCCCATTCCGGAAGATATTGTGCAGGTTGAGGCTGGGGGCATGCACACAGTGTGTCTAAGCAAAAGTGGCCAG GTCTACTCCTTTGGCTGCAATGATGAAGGTGCCCTTGGAAGAGATACATCAATGGAAGGCTCAGAGATGATCCCAGGGAAAGTAGAACTACAAGAGAAGGTGGTACAGGTGTCAGCAGGAGACAGTCACACAGCAGCTCTCACTGAAGATGGCCGTGTCTTCCTCTGGGGCTCCTTCCGG gaCAATAATGGTGTGATTGGACTCTTGGAGCCCATGAAGAAGAGCATGGTGCCTGTGCAGGTGCAGCTGAGTATGCCTGTGGTAAAGGTGGCCTCAG GAAATGACCACTTGGTGATGCTGACAACCGATGGTGACCTCTACACTCTGGgctgtggggagcagggccaGCTGGGCCGTGTGCCTGAATTATTTGCAAACCGTGGGGGCCGTCAGGGCCTCG aaCGACTCCTGGTTCCCAAATGTGTGATGCTGAAATCCAGGGGAAGTCGGGGTCATGTGAAATTCCAGGATGCCTTTTGTGGTGCCTACTTCACCTTTGCTATCTCCTGTGAGGGTCATGTATATGGTTTCGGTCTTTCCAACTACCATCAGCTTG GTCGTGTTTTTGCCTGGGGCATGGGCACCAACTACCAGCTAGGCACAGGACAGGAAGAGGATGCATGGAGCCCCGTGGAGATGACTGGTAAACAGCTGGAGAACCGAGTAGTCTTATCTGTGTCCAGTGGTGGCCAGCACACAGTCTTACTGGTCAAGGACAAGCAACAGAGCTGA
- the RCC1 gene encoding regulator of chromosome condensation isoform X1: MFRHAEGGSQPRAAGPAVAFEDSKMPPKRIAKRRSPPEDALPKSKKVKDHRNQAVRAVASHRVPGVHSCQSACRPSPPDQKTRPVSHRSHNTEPGLVLTLGQGDVGQLGLGENVMERKKPALVPIPEDIVQVEAGGMHTVCLSKSGQVYSFGCNDEGALGRDTSMEGSEMIPGKVELQEKVVQVSAGDSHTAALTEDGRVFLWGSFRDNNGVIGLLEPMKKSMVPVQVQLSMPVVKVASGNDHLVMLTTDGDLYTLGCGEQGQLGRVPELFANRGGRQGLERLLVPKCVMLKSRGSRGHVKFQDAFCGAYFTFAISCEGHVYGFGLSNYHQLGTSGTESCFIPQNLTSFKNSTKSWVGFSGGQHHTVCMDSEGKAYSLGRAEYGRLGLGEGAEEKSIPTLISRLPAVSSVACGASVGYAVTKDGRVFAWGMGTNYQLGTGQEEDAWSPVEMTGKQLENRVVLSVSSGGQHTVLLVKDKQQS, translated from the exons ATGTTCCGCCACGCCGAGGGGGGCTCCCAGCCCCGCGCAGCAGGGCCCGCAGTGGCCTTTGAG GACAGTAAGATGCCACCCAAGCGCATAGCTAAAAGAAGGTCACCCCCAGAAGATGCCCTCCCCAAAAGCAAGAAGGTGAAGG ACCATCGTAACCAGGCAGTGAGGGCCGTTGCTTCACACCGTGTTCCAGGTGTCCACTCCTGCCAGAGTGCCTGCAGGCCCAGCCCTCCTGACCAGAAAACCCGACCAG tctcacATAGGTCCCACAACACAGAGccaggcttggtgctgacactgggCCAGGGCGACGTGGGCCAGCTGGGGTTGGGCGAGAATGTgatggagaggaagaagccaGCCCTGGTGCCCATTCCGGAAGATATTGTGCAGGTTGAGGCTGGGGGCATGCACACAGTGTGTCTAAGCAAAAGTGGCCAG GTCTACTCCTTTGGCTGCAATGATGAAGGTGCCCTTGGAAGAGATACATCAATGGAAGGCTCAGAGATGATCCCAGGGAAAGTAGAACTACAAGAGAAGGTGGTACAGGTGTCAGCAGGAGACAGTCACACAGCAGCTCTCACTGAAGATGGCCGTGTCTTCCTCTGGGGCTCCTTCCGG gaCAATAATGGTGTGATTGGACTCTTGGAGCCCATGAAGAAGAGCATGGTGCCTGTGCAGGTGCAGCTGAGTATGCCTGTGGTAAAGGTGGCCTCAG GAAATGACCACTTGGTGATGCTGACAACCGATGGTGACCTCTACACTCTGGgctgtggggagcagggccaGCTGGGCCGTGTGCCTGAATTATTTGCAAACCGTGGGGGCCGTCAGGGCCTCG aaCGACTCCTGGTTCCCAAATGTGTGATGCTGAAATCCAGGGGAAGTCGGGGTCATGTGAAATTCCAGGATGCCTTTTGTGGTGCCTACTTCACCTTTGCTATCTCCTGTGAGGGTCATGTATATGGTTTCGGTCTTTCCAACTACCATCAGCTTG GAACTTCAGGCACAGAATCTTGCTTCATACCCCAGAATCTGACATCCTTCAAGAACTCCACCAAGTCATGGGTGGGCTTCTCTGGTGGCCAGCACCATACAGTCTGCATGGATTCGGAAG GAAAAGCGTACAGCCTGGGCCGTGCTGAGTATGGGCGGCTGGGCCTTGGGGAGGGTGCTGAAGAGAAGAGCATACCTACTCTCATCTCCAGGCTTCCTGCTGTCTCCTCAGTGGCTTGTGGAGCCTCTGTGGGATATGCTGTGACCAAAGATG GTCGTGTTTTTGCCTGGGGCATGGGCACCAACTACCAGCTAGGCACAGGACAGGAAGAGGATGCATGGAGCCCCGTGGAGATGACTGGTAAACAGCTGGAGAACCGAGTAGTCTTATCTGTGTCCAGTGGTGGCCAGCACACAGTCTTACTGGTCAAGGACAAGCAACAGAGCTGA
- the RCC1 gene encoding regulator of chromosome condensation isoform X3, producing MFRHAEGGSQPRAAGPAVAFEDSKMPPKRIAKRRSPPEDALPKSKKVKVSHRSHNTEPGLVLTLGQGDVGQLGLGENVMERKKPALVPIPEDIVQVEAGGMHTVCLSKSGQVYSFGCNDEGALGRDTSMEGSEMIPGKVELQEKVVQVSAGDSHTAALTEDGRVFLWGSFRDNNGVIGLLEPMKKSMVPVQVQLSMPVVKVASGNDHLVMLTTDGDLYTLGCGEQGQLGRVPELFANRGGRQGLERLLVPKCVMLKSRGSRGHVKFQDAFCGAYFTFAISCEGHVYGFGLSNYHQLGTSGTESCFIPQNLTSFKNSTKSWVGFSGGQHHTVCMDSEGKAYSLGRAEYGRLGLGEGAEEKSIPTLISRLPAVSSVACGASVGYAVTKDGRVFAWGMGTNYQLGTGQEEDAWSPVEMTGKQLENRVVLSVSSGGQHTVLLVKDKQQS from the exons ATGTTCCGCCACGCCGAGGGGGGCTCCCAGCCCCGCGCAGCAGGGCCCGCAGTGGCCTTTGAG GACAGTAAGATGCCACCCAAGCGCATAGCTAAAAGAAGGTCACCCCCAGAAGATGCCCTCCCCAAAAGCAAGAAGGTGAAGG tctcacATAGGTCCCACAACACAGAGccaggcttggtgctgacactgggCCAGGGCGACGTGGGCCAGCTGGGGTTGGGCGAGAATGTgatggagaggaagaagccaGCCCTGGTGCCCATTCCGGAAGATATTGTGCAGGTTGAGGCTGGGGGCATGCACACAGTGTGTCTAAGCAAAAGTGGCCAG GTCTACTCCTTTGGCTGCAATGATGAAGGTGCCCTTGGAAGAGATACATCAATGGAAGGCTCAGAGATGATCCCAGGGAAAGTAGAACTACAAGAGAAGGTGGTACAGGTGTCAGCAGGAGACAGTCACACAGCAGCTCTCACTGAAGATGGCCGTGTCTTCCTCTGGGGCTCCTTCCGG gaCAATAATGGTGTGATTGGACTCTTGGAGCCCATGAAGAAGAGCATGGTGCCTGTGCAGGTGCAGCTGAGTATGCCTGTGGTAAAGGTGGCCTCAG GAAATGACCACTTGGTGATGCTGACAACCGATGGTGACCTCTACACTCTGGgctgtggggagcagggccaGCTGGGCCGTGTGCCTGAATTATTTGCAAACCGTGGGGGCCGTCAGGGCCTCG aaCGACTCCTGGTTCCCAAATGTGTGATGCTGAAATCCAGGGGAAGTCGGGGTCATGTGAAATTCCAGGATGCCTTTTGTGGTGCCTACTTCACCTTTGCTATCTCCTGTGAGGGTCATGTATATGGTTTCGGTCTTTCCAACTACCATCAGCTTG GAACTTCAGGCACAGAATCTTGCTTCATACCCCAGAATCTGACATCCTTCAAGAACTCCACCAAGTCATGGGTGGGCTTCTCTGGTGGCCAGCACCATACAGTCTGCATGGATTCGGAAG GAAAAGCGTACAGCCTGGGCCGTGCTGAGTATGGGCGGCTGGGCCTTGGGGAGGGTGCTGAAGAGAAGAGCATACCTACTCTCATCTCCAGGCTTCCTGCTGTCTCCTCAGTGGCTTGTGGAGCCTCTGTGGGATATGCTGTGACCAAAGATG GTCGTGTTTTTGCCTGGGGCATGGGCACCAACTACCAGCTAGGCACAGGACAGGAAGAGGATGCATGGAGCCCCGTGGAGATGACTGGTAAACAGCTGGAGAACCGAGTAGTCTTATCTGTGTCCAGTGGTGGCCAGCACACAGTCTTACTGGTCAAGGACAAGCAACAGAGCTGA
- the RCC1 gene encoding regulator of chromosome condensation isoform X4: MPPKRIAKRRSPPEDALPKSKKVKVSHRSHNTEPGLVLTLGQGDVGQLGLGENVMERKKPALVPIPEDIVQVEAGGMHTVCLSKSGQVYSFGCNDEGALGRDTSMEGSEMIPGKVELQEKVVQVSAGDSHTAALTEDGRVFLWGSFRDNNGVIGLLEPMKKSMVPVQVQLSMPVVKVASGNDHLVMLTTDGDLYTLGCGEQGQLGRVPELFANRGGRQGLERLLVPKCVMLKSRGSRGHVKFQDAFCGAYFTFAISCEGHVYGFGLSNYHQLGTSGTESCFIPQNLTSFKNSTKSWVGFSGGQHHTVCMDSEGKAYSLGRAEYGRLGLGEGAEEKSIPTLISRLPAVSSVACGASVGYAVTKDGRVFAWGMGTNYQLGTGQEEDAWSPVEMTGKQLENRVVLSVSSGGQHTVLLVKDKQQS, translated from the exons ATGCCACCCAAGCGCATAGCTAAAAGAAGGTCACCCCCAGAAGATGCCCTCCCCAAAAGCAAGAAGGTGAAGG tctcacATAGGTCCCACAACACAGAGccaggcttggtgctgacactgggCCAGGGCGACGTGGGCCAGCTGGGGTTGGGCGAGAATGTgatggagaggaagaagccaGCCCTGGTGCCCATTCCGGAAGATATTGTGCAGGTTGAGGCTGGGGGCATGCACACAGTGTGTCTAAGCAAAAGTGGCCAG GTCTACTCCTTTGGCTGCAATGATGAAGGTGCCCTTGGAAGAGATACATCAATGGAAGGCTCAGAGATGATCCCAGGGAAAGTAGAACTACAAGAGAAGGTGGTACAGGTGTCAGCAGGAGACAGTCACACAGCAGCTCTCACTGAAGATGGCCGTGTCTTCCTCTGGGGCTCCTTCCGG gaCAATAATGGTGTGATTGGACTCTTGGAGCCCATGAAGAAGAGCATGGTGCCTGTGCAGGTGCAGCTGAGTATGCCTGTGGTAAAGGTGGCCTCAG GAAATGACCACTTGGTGATGCTGACAACCGATGGTGACCTCTACACTCTGGgctgtggggagcagggccaGCTGGGCCGTGTGCCTGAATTATTTGCAAACCGTGGGGGCCGTCAGGGCCTCG aaCGACTCCTGGTTCCCAAATGTGTGATGCTGAAATCCAGGGGAAGTCGGGGTCATGTGAAATTCCAGGATGCCTTTTGTGGTGCCTACTTCACCTTTGCTATCTCCTGTGAGGGTCATGTATATGGTTTCGGTCTTTCCAACTACCATCAGCTTG GAACTTCAGGCACAGAATCTTGCTTCATACCCCAGAATCTGACATCCTTCAAGAACTCCACCAAGTCATGGGTGGGCTTCTCTGGTGGCCAGCACCATACAGTCTGCATGGATTCGGAAG GAAAAGCGTACAGCCTGGGCCGTGCTGAGTATGGGCGGCTGGGCCTTGGGGAGGGTGCTGAAGAGAAGAGCATACCTACTCTCATCTCCAGGCTTCCTGCTGTCTCCTCAGTGGCTTGTGGAGCCTCTGTGGGATATGCTGTGACCAAAGATG GTCGTGTTTTTGCCTGGGGCATGGGCACCAACTACCAGCTAGGCACAGGACAGGAAGAGGATGCATGGAGCCCCGTGGAGATGACTGGTAAACAGCTGGAGAACCGAGTAGTCTTATCTGTGTCCAGTGGTGGCCAGCACACAGTCTTACTGGTCAAGGACAAGCAACAGAGCTGA
- the RCC1 gene encoding regulator of chromosome condensation isoform X2 codes for MPPKRIAKRRSPPEDALPKSKKVKDHRNQAVRAVASHRVPGVHSCQSACRPSPPDQKTRPVSHRSHNTEPGLVLTLGQGDVGQLGLGENVMERKKPALVPIPEDIVQVEAGGMHTVCLSKSGQVYSFGCNDEGALGRDTSMEGSEMIPGKVELQEKVVQVSAGDSHTAALTEDGRVFLWGSFRDNNGVIGLLEPMKKSMVPVQVQLSMPVVKVASGNDHLVMLTTDGDLYTLGCGEQGQLGRVPELFANRGGRQGLERLLVPKCVMLKSRGSRGHVKFQDAFCGAYFTFAISCEGHVYGFGLSNYHQLGTSGTESCFIPQNLTSFKNSTKSWVGFSGGQHHTVCMDSEGKAYSLGRAEYGRLGLGEGAEEKSIPTLISRLPAVSSVACGASVGYAVTKDGRVFAWGMGTNYQLGTGQEEDAWSPVEMTGKQLENRVVLSVSSGGQHTVLLVKDKQQS; via the exons ATGCCACCCAAGCGCATAGCTAAAAGAAGGTCACCCCCAGAAGATGCCCTCCCCAAAAGCAAGAAGGTGAAGG ACCATCGTAACCAGGCAGTGAGGGCCGTTGCTTCACACCGTGTTCCAGGTGTCCACTCCTGCCAGAGTGCCTGCAGGCCCAGCCCTCCTGACCAGAAAACCCGACCAG tctcacATAGGTCCCACAACACAGAGccaggcttggtgctgacactgggCCAGGGCGACGTGGGCCAGCTGGGGTTGGGCGAGAATGTgatggagaggaagaagccaGCCCTGGTGCCCATTCCGGAAGATATTGTGCAGGTTGAGGCTGGGGGCATGCACACAGTGTGTCTAAGCAAAAGTGGCCAG GTCTACTCCTTTGGCTGCAATGATGAAGGTGCCCTTGGAAGAGATACATCAATGGAAGGCTCAGAGATGATCCCAGGGAAAGTAGAACTACAAGAGAAGGTGGTACAGGTGTCAGCAGGAGACAGTCACACAGCAGCTCTCACTGAAGATGGCCGTGTCTTCCTCTGGGGCTCCTTCCGG gaCAATAATGGTGTGATTGGACTCTTGGAGCCCATGAAGAAGAGCATGGTGCCTGTGCAGGTGCAGCTGAGTATGCCTGTGGTAAAGGTGGCCTCAG GAAATGACCACTTGGTGATGCTGACAACCGATGGTGACCTCTACACTCTGGgctgtggggagcagggccaGCTGGGCCGTGTGCCTGAATTATTTGCAAACCGTGGGGGCCGTCAGGGCCTCG aaCGACTCCTGGTTCCCAAATGTGTGATGCTGAAATCCAGGGGAAGTCGGGGTCATGTGAAATTCCAGGATGCCTTTTGTGGTGCCTACTTCACCTTTGCTATCTCCTGTGAGGGTCATGTATATGGTTTCGGTCTTTCCAACTACCATCAGCTTG GAACTTCAGGCACAGAATCTTGCTTCATACCCCAGAATCTGACATCCTTCAAGAACTCCACCAAGTCATGGGTGGGCTTCTCTGGTGGCCAGCACCATACAGTCTGCATGGATTCGGAAG GAAAAGCGTACAGCCTGGGCCGTGCTGAGTATGGGCGGCTGGGCCTTGGGGAGGGTGCTGAAGAGAAGAGCATACCTACTCTCATCTCCAGGCTTCCTGCTGTCTCCTCAGTGGCTTGTGGAGCCTCTGTGGGATATGCTGTGACCAAAGATG GTCGTGTTTTTGCCTGGGGCATGGGCACCAACTACCAGCTAGGCACAGGACAGGAAGAGGATGCATGGAGCCCCGTGGAGATGACTGGTAAACAGCTGGAGAACCGAGTAGTCTTATCTGTGTCCAGTGGTGGCCAGCACACAGTCTTACTGGTCAAGGACAAGCAACAGAGCTGA